A genomic region of Dreissena polymorpha isolate Duluth1 chromosome 4, UMN_Dpol_1.0, whole genome shotgun sequence contains the following coding sequences:
- the LOC127880242 gene encoding uncharacterized protein LOC127880242, giving the protein MVFLPQNDIWKPDIAIMNGFEKITQMGSSFMYVNVNYNGSCLWRPYQIIETTCQVDMTHFPYDRQTCALQFGTWGSSGTVKTAFGENGLQKHHNFQDNAEWSLVSLGVDNSSTYQAGTVKFHLLIERNSRFITFYMTIPTVMLAFLNVFTFIIPVETGEKSGFSMTIFLSFVVVLIVVNDYMPDNSDNISLYAAYSLTMTFFSAIVVMLTVLQIRAASFVTKRYPISNRTHRFVRKMFAIRNKIFRIKDTPEQEFQEENDLVDTETKTEELEPEEVKDRLKVPMYPQYDYIYMAGENDVLFRKELTASSIQFERNSLVKGRETTITTDRAHSIDVQTQITTRDETRVLNGFVGKSDEENQQKLHDRVKRVRFPNESNVRHVVEAEIYTSNTEHDSDVESDGSHESLESEDLDVTNADESDENADKENDEDYQSALAVSIVKYNQNNQGRSINDDCKQDQPGNIDIKNHQSSRALSPMVERNVQHEAILSETIAGDNISEDFYEKTNNIKVVAEAEFGSRISIHDDNKETCLKYNGMIAIADDTQPNKHEFGKTEEITVSHTNIINKDDDSDMEMVREFCNSSPTDEPSATTPVNGQNSALKKINRSVSFMEKRIRPVTPNRTISEASNRPISRNESRASARRLNSSNLGGRVAFTGTKSTGIDTKTASLSTKSILVKRPQSAVSEIWRISDVAVPKPYTKEELKSYLEDRESLSICSTPEPEDSLAGDGIEPVEWPDIVQCSDMILFVIFLVITLIVTLVFFIIMIAGS; this is encoded by the exons ATGGTGTTCCTTCCCCAGAACGACATCTGGAAGCCGGATATCGCCATCATGAACGGCTTCGAGAAGATCACGCAAATGGGTTCATCGTTCATGTACGTGAATGTCAACTACAACGGTTCGTGCTTATGGAGACCGTATCAGATAATTGAGACCACGTGCCAAGTTGACATGACGCATTTCCCCTACGATCGACAGACGTGCGCCTTGCAG ttTGGAACATGGGGTAGCTCAGGTACCGTAAAAACAGCCTTCGGCGAGAACGGCTTACAAAAACACCACAACTTTCAGGATAACGCAGAATGGAGTTTGGTATCGCTGGGCGTAGATAACTCCAGCACATACCAGGCTGGAACCGTGAAATTTCATTTGTTGATAGAACGCAATTCTAGATTTATTACGTTTTACATGACCATTCCAACCGTCATGCTTGCATTTCTGAATGTCTTCACCTTTATTATTCCCGTGGAAACAGGGGAAAAATCTGGATTCAGTATGACGATCTTTCTCTCGTTCGTCGTTGTCTTAATTGTCGTAAACGATTACATGCCAGACAACTCTGACAACATTTCTCTCTACGCCGCTTATTCTTTGACGATGACATTTTTCAGCGCCATAGTGGTAATGCTAACAGTCCTCCAAATCAGGGCAGCAAGTTTTGTGACTAAACGCTACCCCATCAGCAATCGCACTCATCGGTTTGTGCGAAAGATGTTTGCAATCAGGAATAAGATTTTTAGGATTAAAGATACTCCTGAACAAGAATTTCAAGAAGAGAATGATTTGGTTGACACTGAAACTAAGACTGAGGAACTTGAACCAGAGGAAGTTAAGGATCGGTTAAAGGTGCCGATGTACCCGCAGTATGATTACATATATATGGCTGGTGAAAACGACGTATTGTTTCGAAAGGAGCTTACAGCTTCCTCGATACAATTTGAAAGGAACTCTTTGGTGAAGGGAAGAGAAACGACAATTACAACTGACCGGGCACATTCGATAGACGTTCAGACACAAATTACAACAAGAGACGAAACCAGAGTACTAAATGGGTTTGTAGGGAAAAGTGATgaagaaaatcaacaaaaacttCACGACAGGGTCAAACGCGTAAGATTTCCGAATGAGTCAAATGTTCGTCATGTTGTTGAAGCAGAAATATATACTTCAAATACTGAACATGACTCTGACGTTGAGAGCGATGGTAGTCATGAATCTCTAGAGAGCGAGGATTTAGATGTAACCAATGCGGATGAATCTGATGAAAACGCTGATAAAGAGAATGATGAAGATTATCAAAGTGCTTTAGCTGTTAGTATTGttaaatacaatcaaaataatCAGGGCAGGTCCATTAACGACGATTGCAAGCAAGACCAACCTGGAAACATCGACATAAAGAATCACCAAAGCTCAAGAGCACTCTCACCTATGGTAGAAAGAAATGTCCAACACGAGGCTATTCTATCAGAAACTATTGCAGGCGACAATATTTCGGAAGATTTTTACGAGAAGACAAATAATATTAAAGTTGTTGCGGAGGCGGAATTTGGAAGTCGCATTTCCATTCATGATGATAATAAGGAAACTTGTCTTAAATACAACGGTATGATCGCTATAGCTGACGACACACAGCCAAATAAACACGAATTTGGGAAAACCGAGGAAATAACCGTTAGTCAcaccaatattattaataaagATGACGATTCTGACATGGAAATGGTTAGAGAGTTTTGCAATAGCAGCCCCACTGACGAACCATCAGCTACCACTCCAGTAAATGGTCAAAACTCTGCCTTAAAGAAAATCAATCGGTCCGTCTCGTTTATGGAAAAACGGATTCGACCAGTAACGCCCAACAGAACTATTTCCGAGGCAAGCAACAGACCAATATCTCGAAATGAAAGCCGCGCGAGCGCAAGAAGGTTAAACTCTAGCAACTTAGGAGGAAGAGTAGCATTTACGGGAACCAAGTCGACAGGCATCGATACTAAAACAGCATCTTTGTCGACAAAATCAATACTGGTGAAGCGACCACAATCAGCGGTGTCAGAGATCTGGAGAATTTCAGACGTAGCAGTCCCGAAACCGTATACTAAGGAGGAACTTAAAAGTTATCTTGAGGACAGGGAAAGTCTCAGCATTTGCAGCACCCCTGAGCCTGAGGATAGTCTGGCAGGGGATGGCATTGAGCCTGTAGAGTGGCCGGACATTGTCCAGTGCTCCGACATGATTTTGTTTGTCATCTTCTTGGTTATTACTCTTATCGTCACATTGGTTTTCTTTATTATAATGATAGCAGGCTCCTAA
- the LOC127876932 gene encoding cubilin-like, translating to MKLKLATPESWSYESKSFEVMFFIAYTSDTALIPNCADRINVTGPGQLMSPNLPSRFTDNDSCSWTFWAPMGIMFYVSFTDLGRTGSLKIYDGLHRSDSLLLDRNYLDKELEPVYTTGHFGRVVFAPNSENQHYGFLLTYDVGNLDPSNISVLEECNETGIYLNTPNRTFFEYLSVSKSNYKTNMDCIWYITAPENHAVEIEFEPGGYGMETNLYCDYDYLAFYEVTGLNDSLKRINRVCGYKVPKYRYQTVGNRMMIEFHSDYLVPAVGFKLRYYAIDMAYPYCREDFKSLDGTYNLQTSYLNANAKWILTIRSPTIPSYWSTKYENNAEVFWLITVEDPSLYRLVLSFSYSWIESSPGCSVDWFALFRGPCRTDPLIDRTCGHYGYWLKKYNLEGTTDAYLLYFHTDNSFNFYGFRLKYYSELRSVVAEVTTTPAATQGPPVEAVIEALNGSMFYYRNDVVQTRNVSEGLEATIDFYLVGINGLDEASTGGPLI from the exons ATGAAGTTGAAACTTGCTACACcagaaagttggtcgtatgagaGCAAGAGTTTTGAAGTGATGTTCTTTATTGCGTATACTTCGGATACGG CACTCATACCGAACTGTGCAGATCGCATCAACGTGACGGGGCCTGGTCAACTAATGTCTCCAAATTTACCATCAAGATTCACTGA CAACGACTCCTGCAGTTGGACCTTCTGGGCACCGATGGGAATCATGTTTTATGTGAGCTTCACCGACTTAGGCAGAACTGGCTCTTTGAAGATTTATGATG GCTTACATcgaagtgacagtttattgctgGACAGAAATTACCTCGATAAAGAGCTTGAGCCAGTTTACACGACCGGACACTTTGGCAGAGTAGTGTTTGCGCCGAATTCCGAAAATCAACATTACGGCTTTCTTCTGACATATGACGTTGGCAATT TGGACCCTTCCAACATCTCGGTACTAGAGGAGTGCAACGAGACAGGCATCTATTTGAACACTCCTAACCGTACATTCTTCGAATATCTCTCGGTATCAAAATCTAATTATAAGAC TAACATGGACTGCATCTGGTACATCACTGCCCCGGAGAACCACGCCGTGGAGATCGAGTTCGAGCCAGGGGGATACGGAATGGAAACCAACCTCTACTGCGACTATGATTACCTGGCCTTCTACGAAG TTACTGGCCTAAACGATTCACTGAAACGGATTAATCGGGTGTGTGGCTATAAGGTTCCTAAGTACCGCTACCAAACCGTCGGTAACCGGATGATGATAGAGTTCCATTCGGACTACTTAGTGCCCGCTGTTGGATTCAAACTCCGCTACTACGCCATAGATATGG CTTATCCGTATTGCAGAGAGGATTTCAAGTCATTGGACGGAACGTACAACCTCCAAACGTCTTACTTGAATGCAAATGCTAAATGGATACTGACAATTAGGAGCCCTACGATCCCTAGCTACTggagtactaaatatgaaaa CAACGCCGAAGTGTTCTGGCTTATAACTGTGGAAGATCCAAGTCTGTACCGCCTAGTGCTTTCGTTCAGTTACTCTTGGATCGAGAGCTCTCCTGGCTGCAGTGTTGACTGGTTCGCCTTGTTCCGCG GTCCTTGTCGTACCGACCCTTTGATCGATAGGACCTGCGGTCACTATGGTTATTGGTTGAAGAAGTACAATCTAGAAGGCACGACGGACGCCTATCTGCTTTACTTCCATACGGACAACTCTTTCAATTTCTATGGTTTTAGGCTGAAATACTATTCAG AGTTGCGTAGCGTTGTCGCTGAAGTAACGACGACGCCCGCTGCAACACAAGGACCGCCGGTAGAGGCGGTGATAGAAGCCTTGAACGGTTCCATGTTTTACTACCGGAACGATGTGGTGCAGACGCGTAACGTCAGCGAGGGCCTGGAAGCCACCATTGACTTCTATCTGGTCGGCATAAATGGTTTGGACGAGGCAAGTACTGGAGGGCCACTTATATAG